One part of the Tenacibaculum sp. 190130A14a genome encodes these proteins:
- a CDS encoding AraC family transcriptional regulator codes for MSKNIARSTFEEIDLENGFRVLYFQNESGEIQRFERDIDNTFIQLHFCIKGKSSFLFNNGNYTFDVLDKHSILLYNPQQKLPINLELQPKTQIVSLVISIKKFHSLFSNEAAFIPFLSEDNRNRKYYEDATIKPTELVVLQQLINANINSSLKNLYVKGKIYELLSLYFQKDEMYEGEYCPFLVDERDVLKIRKAKDIIIAQMTEPPTLQELANEVGLNLKKLKEGFKQIYGDTVYSFLFDYKMEHARKLLESNQLNVNEVGLQVGYSTSSHFIAAFKKKFGTTPKQYVISLQSN; via the coding sequence ATGTCAAAAAACATCGCTAGAAGTACTTTTGAAGAAATTGACCTAGAAAATGGTTTTCGCGTTTTGTATTTTCAAAACGAAAGTGGTGAAATTCAACGTTTTGAACGAGACATTGACAACACTTTTATACAATTACATTTCTGTATAAAAGGTAAATCATCCTTCCTTTTTAACAACGGAAACTACACTTTTGACGTATTAGACAAACATTCTATTTTATTGTACAACCCTCAACAAAAACTACCAATAAATTTAGAATTACAACCCAAAACTCAAATAGTATCTTTAGTGATATCTATTAAAAAATTTCATTCACTATTTTCTAATGAAGCTGCCTTTATCCCTTTTTTAAGTGAAGACAATCGCAATAGAAAATATTATGAAGATGCCACTATTAAACCAACAGAGTTAGTAGTACTTCAACAGTTAATTAATGCTAATATTAATAGCTCATTAAAGAACCTATACGTTAAAGGTAAAATTTACGAGTTGTTAAGTCTGTATTTTCAAAAAGATGAAATGTATGAAGGCGAATATTGTCCTTTTTTAGTTGATGAACGAGATGTTTTAAAAATTAGAAAAGCGAAAGACATTATCATAGCACAAATGACTGAGCCTCCAACACTACAGGAGCTTGCAAATGAAGTTGGTTTAAACTTAAAGAAGTTAAAAGAGGGGTTTAAACAAATTTACGGAGATACTGTATATAGCTTTTTATTTGACTATAAGATGGAACATGCTAGAAAACTGCTTGAAAGTAATCAATTAAATGTAAATGAAGTTGGACTTCAAGTTGGCTATAGCACATCAAGTCATTTTATTGCTGCTTTTAAAAAGAAGTTCGGAACTACTCCAAAACAATACGTCATATCATTACAAAGTAATTAG
- a CDS encoding ACP phosphodiesterase: MNFLAHLYLSGDNKELMIGNFIADHVKGNQFSHFSENIQKGILLHRSIDTFTDAHPIVRKSKRRLHERYRHYDGVIIDIFYDHFLAKNWKNYSQIPLGVFVNSVYNLLQEHNHILPERTQEMLPYMIQYNWLYNYQFAKGIQEVLNGMNRRTEGKSQMNLATEDLLNHYGQFEQDFTTFFIELQNFCKEKIALL; encoded by the coding sequence ATGAATTTTTTGGCGCACTTATACCTTTCGGGTGATAATAAAGAGTTAATGATTGGTAATTTTATTGCTGATCATGTAAAAGGAAATCAGTTTTCCCATTTTTCTGAAAATATACAAAAAGGCATCTTACTACATCGTAGTATTGATACTTTTACAGATGCGCATCCTATAGTTAGAAAAAGCAAGCGTAGACTTCATGAACGTTACCGACATTACGACGGAGTTATTATTGATATTTTTTACGATCACTTCCTAGCTAAAAACTGGAAAAATTATTCTCAAATTCCTTTAGGAGTATTTGTAAACTCAGTATACAACTTACTCCAAGAACACAACCATATTCTTCCTGAAAGAACTCAAGAAATGCTTCCTTATATGATTCAATATAATTGGCTATACAACTACCAGTTTGCTAAAGGAATTCAAGAAGTATTAAACGGAATGAATCGTCGCACAGAAGGAAAATCTCAGATGAATCTTGCCACTGAAGATCTGTTAAATCATTATGGCCAATTTGAACAAGATTTCACCACATTTTTTATAGAATTACAAAACTTTTGTAAAGAAAAAATCGCATTGTTATAA
- a CDS encoding TrmH family RNA methyltransferase: protein MKQLTHDEIENTQTTFPITIVCDAIRTPENIGMCFRIAESFGVQKIYLHENSPNITNRIVKKTARNTIQQIAHDSYDNFETLIKQLKEEGNTIIGIEITDSSINIQDFNFENHSKIVLLLGSERHGIENIDVVDATVAIPMYGRNSSMNVIHSLSIALYEVTNQLRNKTIVTNDVT, encoded by the coding sequence ATGAAGCAATTAACCCACGACGAAATAGAAAATACCCAAACAACTTTTCCTATCACTATTGTTTGTGATGCCATTCGTACACCTGAAAACATAGGAATGTGTTTTCGTATTGCTGAAAGTTTTGGCGTTCAAAAAATATATTTACACGAAAATTCTCCAAACATTACGAATAGAATTGTAAAGAAAACTGCTCGCAATACCATTCAACAAATTGCACATGATAGTTATGACAATTTTGAGACGCTTATCAAACAGTTAAAAGAAGAAGGAAACACTATTATTGGTATAGAAATTACCGATAGTAGTATCAATATTCAAGATTTTAATTTTGAAAATCATTCAAAAATCGTGTTACTTTTGGGAAGCGAACGCCATGGAATTGAAAATATAGATGTTGTAGATGCCACTGTAGCTATACCTATGTATGGTAGAAACTCAAGTATGAATGTTATTCATAGTTTATCTATTGCATTATACGAAGTAACCAATCAATTGAGAAACAAAACTATTGTTACAAACGATGTAACGTAA
- the hemH gene encoding ferrochelatase, with product MKGVLLVNLGSPDSTDPKDVKKYLDQFLMDERVIDVPYWLRAFIVRGIILNTRPKKSAEAYQKIWWKEGSPLIVLSERLQNKVQAKTELPVALAMRYGNPSLQSGLQELYDKGVKDVLLVPLYPQFAMATTETILVLAEELRKKHFSDMKITDVPAFYNQPEYIKALSNSIKDYLKDKDYDHLLFSYHGVPERHIRKSDITKSHCNPEAGNLACCNTPSDAHKFCYRHQCYQTTKNVMAELGLDENKVSTSFQSRLGVDPWLQPYTDRTIVNKAEKDGIKKLAIVTPAFVSDCLETLEEIAMEGKHEFLEAGGDEFYTVPCINDNDEWVDVLAKWINEFDNN from the coding sequence ATGAAAGGAGTTTTATTAGTAAACTTAGGATCTCCAGACAGTACAGATCCGAAAGATGTAAAAAAGTACTTAGATCAGTTTTTAATGGATGAGCGTGTTATCGACGTTCCATATTGGTTAAGAGCTTTTATTGTTAGAGGAATTATTTTAAATACACGACCTAAAAAATCTGCTGAAGCTTATCAAAAAATTTGGTGGAAAGAAGGTTCTCCTTTAATTGTGCTTTCTGAAAGACTACAAAACAAGGTGCAAGCTAAAACAGAATTACCTGTTGCCTTAGCCATGCGTTACGGAAACCCTTCTTTACAAAGCGGGTTGCAGGAATTATATGATAAAGGCGTTAAAGATGTTTTACTAGTGCCATTATACCCGCAATTTGCTATGGCAACTACGGAAACTATCTTAGTATTAGCAGAAGAATTGCGTAAAAAGCATTTTTCAGATATGAAAATAACCGATGTTCCTGCTTTTTACAACCAACCAGAATATATCAAAGCATTATCGAATAGTATTAAAGATTACTTGAAAGATAAAGACTACGACCATCTATTATTCTCGTATCACGGAGTACCTGAGAGACATATTCGAAAATCAGATATTACCAAGTCTCATTGTAACCCAGAAGCTGGTAATTTAGCTTGTTGCAATACCCCTTCAGACGCTCATAAATTTTGTTATAGACATCAGTGTTATCAAACTACTAAGAATGTTATGGCTGAATTAGGTTTAGATGAAAACAAAGTATCTACCTCTTTCCAATCGCGTTTAGGTGTAGATCCTTGGTTACAACCTTATACAGACAGAACCATTGTTAACAAGGCAGAAAAGGATGGTATCAAAAAACTGGCTATCGTAACTCCTGCATTCGTTTCTGATTGTTTAGAAACTCTAGAGGAAATTGCCATGGAAGGTAAACATGAATTTTTAGAAGCGGGTGGTGATGAATTCTATACCGTACCTTGTATTAATGATAATGATGAATGGGTAGACGTCTTAGCTAAATGGATTAACGAGTTTGATAATAATTAA
- the recR gene encoding recombination mediator RecR, translating into MDFSSKLLENAVNEVSRLPGIGKRTALRLVLHLLKQPSENTKYLTEALSTLRNEVKSCKKCHNISDTILCEICANPNRHTEVICVVEDIRDVMAIENTAQFKGLYHVLGGKISPMEGIGPQNLQIESLVEKVRNGEVKELIFALSSTMEGDTTNFYIYKQIEKYNITTSTIARGISVGDELEYADEVTLGRSIVNRIPFENSLKS; encoded by the coding sequence ATGGATTTCTCTTCAAAACTTTTAGAAAATGCAGTAAATGAAGTAAGTCGATTGCCTGGAATTGGTAAGCGAACTGCTTTACGTTTGGTACTGCATTTATTAAAGCAACCATCTGAAAATACAAAGTATTTAACAGAGGCTTTGTCAACTTTGCGCAATGAAGTAAAATCATGTAAAAAATGTCATAATATTTCAGATACTATTTTGTGTGAAATATGTGCTAACCCGAACAGACATACAGAGGTAATTTGTGTAGTTGAGGATATCCGCGATGTAATGGCTATTGAAAACACAGCGCAGTTTAAAGGTTTGTATCACGTATTAGGGGGGAAGATTTCTCCTATGGAAGGAATTGGTCCGCAGAACTTACAAATAGAAAGTTTGGTAGAAAAAGTACGTAATGGAGAAGTAAAAGAATTGATTTTTGCGTTGAGTTCTACGATGGAGGGAGATACAACCAATTTTTATATTTATAAACAAATTGAAAAATACAATATTACAACATCGACTATTGCAAGAGGAATCTCTGTGGGAGATGAGTTGGAATATGCAGATGAAGTTACTTTAGGACGAAGTATTGTAAATAGAATCCCATTCGAAAATAGTTTGAAGTCTTAA
- the hemA gene encoding glutamyl-tRNA reductase yields MQTENKSTNFYNIGVSYVKADAHTRGKFSLSKENQLNLLEEAKAIGLGEIFVLSTCNRTEITGFAEHPFQIIGLLCKHSNGSVEEFAKVSYVNKNQEAIQHLFRMGTGLDSQILGDYEIVGQLRQAFKQAKEFGTTNGYLERLLNCVMQASKRVKNETKLSSGTTSVSYAAVQYIIKNLPDYNSKNILVFGLGKMGKHTCLNLAEYTKNKSVCLINRTEEKVDAFVKENPAIRKAKYENLNKEIANADVLIVSTGADVPTVAKEHILTNKELLVLDLSMPANVSHDVKELANVTLVNVDELSKITDETLAVRQQEIPVAEGIIEEHKAEFNEWLNHRRFVPAINALKQSLLTIQKDEINFHKKKIENFDEMQAEVITSRFIQKITTQFVKHLKDEKTSVSQSIEVMSKVFGTTLQSINAKDN; encoded by the coding sequence ATGCAAACAGAAAATAAATCAACGAATTTTTACAATATAGGTGTTAGTTATGTAAAAGCAGATGCGCATACACGCGGAAAGTTTTCACTATCTAAAGAGAATCAATTAAACTTATTAGAAGAAGCTAAAGCTATAGGTTTAGGTGAAATATTTGTTTTATCTACCTGTAACAGAACTGAAATAACTGGTTTTGCTGAGCACCCTTTTCAAATCATCGGTTTGTTGTGTAAACATTCGAATGGTTCGGTAGAAGAATTCGCAAAAGTATCTTATGTAAACAAAAATCAAGAGGCTATTCAACACTTGTTTAGAATGGGAACTGGTTTAGATAGTCAGATTTTAGGTGACTATGAAATTGTAGGTCAGTTACGTCAGGCATTCAAACAAGCGAAAGAATTTGGTACTACCAATGGATATTTAGAACGTTTGCTTAATTGCGTGATGCAGGCAAGTAAACGTGTGAAAAATGAAACAAAGTTAAGCTCAGGAACAACCTCTGTTTCATATGCCGCTGTTCAATACATCATCAAAAACTTACCAGATTATAACTCAAAAAACATTTTAGTATTCGGTTTAGGAAAAATGGGTAAGCATACTTGTTTAAACCTTGCTGAGTATACTAAGAATAAATCAGTATGTTTAATTAATAGGACCGAAGAAAAGGTTGATGCATTTGTAAAAGAAAACCCTGCGATTAGAAAAGCTAAGTACGAGAACTTAAATAAAGAGATAGCCAATGCTGATGTACTAATTGTATCGACAGGAGCAGATGTACCTACAGTTGCAAAAGAACATATTTTAACCAATAAAGAGTTGTTGGTGTTAGATTTATCGATGCCAGCTAACGTATCTCATGATGTAAAGGAATTAGCCAATGTTACTTTGGTTAATGTAGATGAACTTTCAAAGATTACAGACGAGACTTTGGCAGTACGCCAACAAGAAATTCCTGTTGCTGAAGGAATTATTGAAGAACACAAAGCAGAATTCAATGAATGGTTAAACCATAGACGATTTGTACCAGCTATTAATGCATTGAAACAATCGTTACTAACTATTCAAAAAGACGAAATAAACTTTCACAAGAAGAAAATTGAAAATTTTGATGAGATGCAAGCAGAAGTTATCACATCAAGATTTATTCAAAAAATTACTACACAATTTGTTAAGCATTTAAAAGACGAAAAAACTTCAGTTTCTCAAAGTATTGAAGTTATGTCTAAAGTGTTTGGAACAACGTTACAATCTATTAATGCAAAAGATAATTAG
- a CDS encoding DUF2200 domain-containing protein: MKVTPEKNEKVAQMIFSSIYPLYLNRLEKNGRTKEELDQVLEWFTGFDKDTLQGLIDEQVTFGTFFKRANIHANAHLIKGVVCGYRIEEIADEFEVYKQCRQMEKLIDELARGRKMEKILRQEKK, from the coding sequence ATGAAAGTTACACCAGAAAAGAACGAAAAAGTAGCACAAATGATATTTTCATCTATTTATCCATTGTATTTGAATAGATTAGAAAAAAATGGAAGAACAAAAGAAGAGCTGGACCAAGTACTTGAATGGTTTACAGGTTTTGATAAAGATACGTTACAAGGACTTATCGATGAGCAGGTGACATTTGGGACATTTTTTAAGCGAGCAAACATACATGCAAATGCCCACTTGATTAAAGGTGTTGTTTGTGGGTATAGAATTGAAGAGATAGCCGATGAATTTGAGGTGTATAAGCAATGTAGGCAAATGGAAAAGCTTATAGATGAATTGGCAAGAGGACGTAAAATGGAAAAAATTTTACGTCAAGAAAAGAAATAA
- a CDS encoding universal stress protein, whose amino-acid sequence MKHILIPTDFSENAWAATKYILNLFTNETCTFHLLHSAPVTSSRISSFSNKLSRVMQENALKDLKHLQERIEKTHPNPKHSFKSSTSTHDIEQAVSIAVENHQIDLVVMGTKGATGAKEIFLGSNTVEIISKLSKCPVLAIPNDLKYTTPKNIGFSSGLKRLYNSSELNEIKDLANLHKSNIHVLHIQTAPNLNESQKENLEALKGHLKDMDHAYVEIPQYTNKTDEIINFIKNEEVDILTMIKYKHGFFEKLFREPVIANLGHQLTIPFMVIPATA is encoded by the coding sequence ATGAAACATATACTCATTCCCACCGATTTTTCAGAAAATGCTTGGGCAGCTACCAAATATATTCTGAATCTTTTTACCAATGAAACCTGCACTTTTCATCTACTTCATTCGGCACCTGTTACATCTTCTAGAATTTCTTCTTTTTCTAACAAGCTATCACGTGTTATGCAAGAAAATGCTCTAAAAGATTTAAAACATTTACAAGAACGTATTGAAAAAACACATCCTAACCCTAAACATAGCTTTAAATCATCTACAAGCACCCATGATATTGAGCAAGCCGTTAGTATTGCCGTAGAAAATCATCAAATAGACTTAGTTGTAATGGGAACCAAAGGAGCAACTGGAGCAAAAGAGATATTCTTAGGAAGTAACACCGTAGAAATTATTAGTAAACTTTCTAAATGTCCGGTGTTGGCAATCCCAAATGACTTGAAGTATACTACACCAAAAAATATTGGTTTTTCTAGTGGACTTAAACGTCTATACAATAGTTCTGAGTTAAACGAAATTAAAGATTTAGCCAACTTACACAAATCTAACATTCATGTTCTTCATATTCAAACAGCTCCTAATTTAAATGAAAGTCAAAAGGAAAATCTAGAAGCATTAAAAGGACATTTAAAAGATATGGATCATGCTTATGTTGAAATTCCTCAATACACTAACAAAACAGATGAAATTATCAATTTTATCAAAAATGAGGAAGTTGATATTTTAACAATGATAAAATATAAGCATGGTTTTTTTGAAAAATTATTTAGAGAACCTGTAATTGCAAACTTAGGACACCAATTAACAATTCCGTTTATGGTAATACCTGCCACAGCTTAA
- a CDS encoding CopD family protein, which yields MDFLYVKALHIIFVVTWFAGLFYMVRLFIYHVEADKKEQPAKEILQTQYQLMQKRLWYIITWPSAILASFFAFWMLYKHPVYLEEGWMLVKLSFVLVLYVYHGFCQVIYNQLQRNEIKYTSFKLRLWNEVATILLFSIVFLVVLKDTINWIWGVVGILLVSILLMLAVRFYKKIRAKKSWDKFEEELLDDEKK from the coding sequence ATGGATTTCTTATACGTAAAAGCATTACACATCATTTTTGTAGTTACATGGTTTGCAGGGCTATTTTATATGGTTCGTTTATTTATATATCATGTAGAAGCCGATAAAAAAGAGCAACCAGCAAAAGAAATCTTACAAACTCAGTATCAATTAATGCAAAAACGTTTGTGGTATATAATTACTTGGCCTTCTGCAATATTGGCAAGTTTTTTTGCCTTTTGGATGCTATATAAACATCCAGTGTATTTAGAAGAAGGCTGGATGTTAGTTAAACTTTCTTTTGTACTAGTATTATATGTATACCATGGATTTTGTCAAGTAATATACAATCAATTACAGCGCAACGAGATTAAGTATACCTCTTTTAAATTACGTTTATGGAATGAAGTAGCAACTATTCTACTTTTTTCAATTGTCTTTTTGGTTGTACTAAAAGACACCATTAATTGGATTTGGGGTGTTGTTGGTATTTTATTAGTCTCTATTTTGCTAATGCTAGCTGTTCGATTTTACAAAAAAATACGTGCTAAAAAAAGCTGGGATAAGTTTGAAGAAGAACTCTTGGATGATGAAAAAAAATAA
- a CDS encoding aminoacyl-histidine dipeptidase: protein MSSEIRNLEPKAVWNHFADLNSVPRPSKKEERVIQFMVDFGKSLDLETQVDKVGNVIIRKPATSGMEDRKTVVMQSHLDMVCQKNADTEFDFDTEGIKMFVDGDWVKAQGTTLGADNGLGVASIMAVLSSTDIAHPAIEALFTIDEETGMTGAMGLEGGLLTGEILLNLDTEEDDEIGIGCAGGVDITATRTYQEEVTSENTTAFEISVTGLNGGHSGMDIHKGLGNANKIMNRLLFDGFTNYGLRIAEINGGSLRNAIPRESFATIVIDTVSKEPFLFEINELINTIKEEFASLEENLTIEIKEVASPASIMDLGVQEGLIKAIYTALNGVYRMSPDIEDLVETSNNIARVIVKDGAIKVGCLTRSSSETNKWDLANSLRAAFELAGFNVEFSGSYPGWLPNVNSEILKVLRDLYIQMNNGEQPHVAACHAGLECGILGTNYPKMDMISFGPNIRGAHSPDERAQISSTQKFWKYLLEILKHTPSKN, encoded by the coding sequence ATGAGTTCAGAAATAAGAAACTTAGAACCTAAGGCTGTTTGGAATCACTTTGCTGATTTAAATTCAGTTCCACGTCCATCTAAAAAAGAAGAAAGAGTCATTCAATTTATGGTTGACTTTGGTAAAAGTTTAGACCTAGAAACTCAAGTAGACAAGGTAGGAAACGTAATCATTCGTAAACCTGCAACTTCTGGAATGGAAGATCGAAAAACTGTAGTAATGCAAAGCCATCTAGATATGGTTTGTCAGAAAAATGCTGATACAGAATTTGACTTTGATACAGAAGGAATCAAAATGTTTGTAGATGGTGATTGGGTAAAAGCTCAAGGAACTACTTTAGGAGCCGACAATGGTTTGGGAGTAGCTTCTATTATGGCTGTATTATCTTCTACAGATATTGCACACCCAGCAATTGAAGCTCTTTTTACAATTGATGAAGAGACCGGTATGACTGGTGCAATGGGATTAGAAGGAGGCTTGTTAACTGGTGAAATCTTATTAAACTTAGACACAGAAGAAGATGATGAAATAGGAATTGGTTGTGCCGGAGGGGTTGATATTACTGCAACAAGAACCTACCAAGAAGAAGTAACTTCTGAAAACACCACCGCTTTTGAAATTTCTGTTACAGGTTTAAATGGTGGACATTCAGGAATGGATATTCATAAAGGTTTAGGAAATGCAAATAAAATCATGAACCGTTTGTTATTTGACGGGTTTACAAATTACGGATTACGTATTGCTGAAATTAATGGTGGTAGTTTACGTAACGCTATTCCTCGTGAAAGTTTTGCTACCATTGTAATTGACACTGTTTCTAAAGAACCTTTCTTATTTGAAATCAATGAGCTTATCAATACAATTAAAGAGGAGTTTGCTTCTTTAGAAGAAAACTTAACTATAGAAATTAAAGAAGTTGCATCTCCAGCTTCTATTATGGATTTAGGTGTACAAGAAGGATTAATCAAAGCAATATATACTGCTTTAAATGGAGTATACCGTATGAGTCCAGATATTGAAGACTTAGTAGAAACTTCAAACAATATTGCCCGTGTAATTGTTAAAGACGGAGCCATTAAAGTAGGATGTTTAACACGTTCTTCTTCAGAAACTAACAAATGGGATTTAGCCAATTCATTACGTGCTGCTTTTGAATTAGCTGGTTTCAACGTAGAGTTCTCTGGATCGTATCCTGGATGGCTACCAAATGTAAATTCAGAAATCTTAAAAGTATTAAGAGACTTATATATTCAAATGAACAACGGAGAGCAACCACACGTAGCTGCTTGTCATGCCGGATTAGAATGTGGTATTTTAGGAACTAACTATCCTAAAATGGATATGATTTCTTTTGGTCCAAACATTCGAGGAGCACACTCTCCAGATGAACGCGCTCAAATCTCATCAACACAAAAATTCTGGAAGTATTTATTAGAAATTTTAAAACATACTCCTTCAAAAAATTAG
- a CDS encoding lipocalin family protein, which produces MKKLLSVAFVAMSFFACTDSDDSLDPFVGNWYYFSDNGVEVDECKKKSTVIILENGKYTFTGYEMVDKQCILDNTANGNWANKGNGNYGLTNEGSTEERVNKVTFSDNGNTFTFTEVIDQVTETTVYKRKQ; this is translated from the coding sequence ATGAAAAAACTACTATCAGTAGCATTTGTTGCTATGAGCTTTTTTGCTTGTACAGATTCTGATGATTCTTTAGACCCCTTTGTTGGAAATTGGTATTACTTTTCTGATAATGGTGTAGAAGTTGACGAGTGTAAAAAAAAATCTACCGTAATTATTCTTGAAAATGGAAAATACACCTTTACTGGATATGAAATGGTTGACAAACAATGTATTCTTGACAATACTGCAAATGGAAACTGGGCAAACAAGGGGAATGGTAACTACGGATTAACAAATGAAGGAAGTACCGAAGAACGCGTTAACAAAGTAACTTTCAGTGATAATGGAAATACTTTTACTTTTACAGAAGTAATTGACCAAGTTACTGAAACTACTGTTTACAAGAGAAAACAATAA
- the hpf gene encoding ribosome hibernation-promoting factor, HPF/YfiA family: protein MEVHIEFVKMPVSENLQDYIEKKLHKLYKKYDWLIKAQVFIKYENTPTAKGKICEIILSQSGPQIFASSNEENYQVAVKHTVNDLEKQLSKRKQIMMSHL, encoded by the coding sequence ATGGAAGTACATATTGAATTTGTAAAAATGCCTGTAAGTGAAAACCTACAAGACTATATCGAGAAAAAGCTACATAAACTTTACAAAAAGTACGATTGGCTTATAAAAGCACAGGTTTTTATCAAATACGAAAATACCCCTACAGCAAAAGGTAAAATTTGTGAAATAATTTTAAGTCAATCTGGACCTCAAATATTTGCTTCTTCTAATGAAGAAAATTATCAAGTTGCTGTAAAACATACAGTCAATGATTTAGAAAAGCAACTCAGCAAACGTAAGCAAATAATGATGTCTCATTTATAA